From a single Vicinamibacteria bacterium genomic region:
- a CDS encoding nucleotidyltransferase family protein, which produces MVAALILSAGESRRMGSPKALLPFPLERSHETTFLEHLLDVLQSSRARPIVVVLGHEPDRIREVVDFTSARQVVNSRYREGMLSSIQCGIEALAESDVDGALICPVDHPGITTDVVNTLITRFEATGAPVLLPVQSGRRGHPVLFSAAVFPELLRAPKAVGARQVVWDHGDDLIEVQVTEPGVRVDIDTPEDYRSFRERKG; this is translated from the coding sequence ATGGTAGCGGCCCTCATCTTGAGCGCGGGCGAGTCACGACGAATGGGCTCGCCGAAAGCGCTCCTCCCCTTCCCACTCGAGCGCAGTCACGAGACGACGTTTCTCGAGCACCTGCTCGACGTCCTCCAGAGCTCCCGAGCCAGGCCCATCGTGGTCGTGCTGGGCCACGAGCCCGACCGGATTCGTGAGGTCGTCGATTTCACCTCGGCCCGGCAGGTCGTGAACTCCCGTTATCGCGAGGGCATGTTGTCGTCGATACAGTGCGGGATCGAAGCCCTCGCGGAATCGGACGTTGACGGCGCTCTCATCTGTCCGGTGGATCATCCCGGGATCACGACCGACGTCGTAAACACACTCATAACCCGCTTCGAAGCGACCGGGGCTCCCGTCCTCCTTCCCGTCCAATCGGGCCGAAGGGGCCACCCGGTGCTCTTCTCCGCGGCGGTCTTTCCCGAGCTCCTTCGCGCACCGAAAGCGGTTGGCGCACGGCAAGTGGTGTGGGATCATGGAGACGATCTAATCGAAGTACAGGTGACCGAGCCCGGAGTTCGTGTCGATATCGACACGCCGGAGGATTATCGCTCGTTCCGCGAGCGCAAGGGTTGA